The Streptomyces sp. Alt3 genome has a segment encoding these proteins:
- a CDS encoding DUF6238 family protein — translation MSRTASTTAQDFVPFATAALDFHRALNIPGGPLVTTRPELDALHAHLVSLYELLDAHASRTGQLVPVEGDALRAARTRAWQAADHIHTAYHAAPRPDSGEVPEPEACRAALPEGAPELTVCQRHQRTARLVRRRTTPADLHAPFTGLVRH, via the coding sequence ATGTCCCGCACCGCCAGTACGACCGCGCAGGACTTCGTGCCCTTCGCCACCGCCGCGCTCGACTTCCACCGCGCGCTCAACATCCCGGGCGGTCCGCTCGTCACCACCCGCCCCGAGCTGGACGCCCTGCACGCCCATCTCGTCTCGCTGTACGAACTGCTCGACGCCCACGCCTCCCGCACGGGACAGCTCGTCCCTGTCGAGGGCGACGCCCTCCGTGCTGCCCGCACCAGGGCCTGGCAGGCCGCCGACCACATCCACACCGCCTACCACGCGGCGCCCCGGCCGGACTCCGGCGAAGTGCCCGAACCCGAGGCGTGCCGGGCCGCCCTGCCCGAAGGGGCGCCCGAGCTGACCGTCTGCCAGCGCCACCAGCGCACCGCGCGCCTCGTGCGCCGCCGCACCACCCCTGCCGACCTGCACGCACCGTTCACCGGCCTCGTACGCCACTGA
- a CDS encoding SCO6881 family protein encodes MGVCDFPLMDKVCGAVDFATNPAGAVTDGIGAWIAKSMGELAASAADLAARTVNATTAIDLNASWFRENYELLLPIGLALTVGTFCIQLMLAAWRRDERALAQAAIGTMTGVLFSFCAIAFTSVAITVVDALSDGLFQAANSSVDDAIRRVVKVTELGAMYGLGWGVPAMVALGCAIGAFLYWGVMVARKVGVLVMVSLAVFAGAGGGWEVAKRWRRGWIEATATLVVSKLLMTVVFLIGVSAMGKSDAHDGMAALSDAMAGIVVMVLVLLCPYATYKFVHWASDGGGQGDLHRTGVAGMAVAAGAAKTAGSMAMRVGAGAGAPSPQGPSQVPGAGTDGVASGINPAGGNLSKEGIDSGPPKPRTSFRYGEDPNASGDKGRALIQRSGIPPLITRPSEGEPEDAEGGAAPGAQFSGVSAPVSSVSRAGVALPAPPAPGGTSSPSAPSLLPSGPSAAGSPTPTSWGQQPTQPPAGS; translated from the coding sequence ATGGGAGTCTGCGACTTTCCGCTGATGGACAAGGTCTGCGGCGCTGTCGACTTCGCCACCAACCCCGCCGGAGCCGTCACCGACGGCATCGGGGCATGGATCGCGAAGTCCATGGGTGAACTGGCCGCCAGCGCGGCTGATCTCGCCGCCAGGACCGTCAACGCGACCACCGCAATCGACCTCAACGCGTCGTGGTTCAGGGAGAACTACGAACTGCTGCTGCCCATCGGGCTCGCGCTGACCGTCGGCACGTTCTGCATCCAGTTGATGCTCGCGGCCTGGCGACGCGACGAGCGAGCCTTGGCCCAGGCAGCGATCGGCACCATGACCGGTGTCCTGTTCAGCTTCTGTGCCATCGCCTTCACCTCCGTCGCCATCACCGTGGTGGACGCCTTGTCCGACGGCCTGTTCCAAGCGGCCAACAGCTCGGTCGACGACGCGATCCGCCGAGTGGTGAAGGTCACCGAGCTGGGGGCGATGTACGGCCTCGGCTGGGGAGTCCCAGCCATGGTCGCCCTCGGATGCGCGATCGGCGCGTTCCTGTACTGGGGCGTCATGGTCGCGCGCAAGGTCGGCGTCCTCGTCATGGTCTCCCTCGCCGTCTTCGCCGGGGCCGGCGGAGGCTGGGAGGTCGCCAAGCGGTGGCGGCGCGGCTGGATCGAGGCCACCGCCACCCTGGTCGTCTCGAAGCTGTTGATGACCGTGGTCTTCCTCATCGGTGTCTCGGCGATGGGCAAGTCGGATGCCCACGACGGCATGGCTGCCCTGTCCGACGCGATGGCCGGCATCGTCGTGATGGTGCTGGTCCTGCTGTGCCCGTACGCGACGTACAAGTTCGTCCACTGGGCGAGCGACGGCGGCGGCCAAGGCGACCTGCACCGCACCGGCGTCGCCGGCATGGCGGTCGCCGCCGGGGCCGCGAAGACCGCGGGCAGCATGGCGATGCGGGTCGGCGCCGGCGCAGGCGCCCCTTCGCCGCAGGGTCCGAGCCAGGTGCCTGGTGCGGGCACCGACGGTGTCGCCTCCGGCATCAACCCCGCCGGTGGCAACCTCAGTAAGGAGGGCATCGACTCCGGCCCGCCCAAGCCGCGGACCAGCTTCCGCTACGGCGAGGACCCGAACGCCTCCGGCGACAAGGGCCGCGCCCTGATCCAGCGCTCCGGCATCCCGCCGCTCATCACCCGGCCCAGCGAGGGCGAACCGGAGGATGCCGAAGGAGGAGCCGCCCCGGGTGCTCAGTTCTCCGGCGTGTCTGCCCCGGTCAGCAGCGTCTCCCGCGCTGGTGTCGCGCTGCCCGCTCCCCCTGCGCCCGGGGGAACGAGCAGCCCTTCCGCACCGTCACTGCTGCCCTCGGGACCGTCGGCAGCTGGCTCCCCGACGCCGACGAGCTGGGGACAGCAGCCCACCCAGCCGCCTGCGGGTTCCTGA
- a CDS encoding DUF6112 family protein: MYLADKVVQLAYDPGIKPNEGGLPGLAVLKQVMGSINLFGIIAVVGALAVSAGVWAWGHHSGGHQAEASGKKGVLVSAGAALLLGAANGVVAFFSTLGTQVR, translated from the coding sequence ATGTATCTCGCTGACAAGGTCGTCCAGCTCGCCTACGACCCCGGGATCAAGCCGAACGAGGGAGGGCTTCCGGGTCTGGCCGTCCTCAAGCAGGTGATGGGCTCCATCAACCTCTTCGGCATCATCGCCGTGGTCGGCGCGCTCGCCGTCAGTGCGGGCGTGTGGGCGTGGGGCCACCACTCCGGGGGCCACCAGGCCGAGGCCAGCGGCAAGAAGGGTGTGCTGGTCAGCGCCGGCGCGGCCCTGCTGCTGGGTGCCGCGAACGGTGTGGTGGCGTTCTTCAGCACGCTGGGGACGCAGGTCCGCTGA
- a CDS encoding ATP-binding protein, whose amino-acid sequence MPRTRASASHLFVPRKATRAEQRAARTGFAEARRQARLAGAAPKHRAAELLDPELRPVYPSSGRPGPSSARGGKLRLPAHRMTTATVSGAYPFLAEGGLGAEGIFIGRDVHAEAAFCYDPFSLYSSGRIEGFTNPNAVLAGIIGMGKSALAKSIATRAIAHGYRVYVPCDPKGEWTAVSQALGGYSIALGPGLPGRLNPLDAPARPASVSEGDWSTEVRKRRLLLLAGLARTVLKRDLLPMEHTALDLALDLVVAEADAGGTVPLLGEIAHALSSPERLDRALGDQAGLMGLAAQDLAHALRRLVHGDLSGMFDAPSTVTFDPATPMLSIDLSHLGGSGDDTALVLAMTCASAWMESALADPDGGRRWVIYDEAWRVMRHVGLLERMQSQWKLSRGLGIANLMVIHRLSDLLSAGDAGSRGRVLAEGLLADCSTRIIYRQEPDQLAAAASLLGLTGVETQAVSALTKGRGLWKVAGRSFITQHILHPAERELFDTDARMSA is encoded by the coding sequence ATGCCCCGCACCCGCGCCAGCGCCTCCCACCTGTTCGTCCCCCGCAAGGCGACCCGTGCCGAGCAGCGGGCCGCTCGTACCGGTTTCGCCGAGGCCCGTCGTCAGGCGCGCCTGGCCGGCGCCGCGCCCAAGCACCGTGCCGCGGAATTGCTCGATCCGGAGCTGCGCCCGGTCTACCCGTCCTCCGGGCGCCCCGGCCCCTCCTCGGCTCGGGGCGGCAAACTGCGCCTGCCCGCCCACCGGATGACCACCGCCACCGTGTCCGGGGCCTACCCCTTCCTCGCGGAGGGCGGCCTGGGCGCGGAGGGCATCTTCATCGGCCGCGATGTACACGCCGAAGCGGCTTTCTGTTACGACCCGTTCTCGCTGTACAGCAGCGGCAGGATCGAGGGCTTCACGAACCCGAACGCCGTCCTGGCCGGGATCATCGGCATGGGCAAGAGTGCGCTGGCCAAGTCGATAGCCACCCGGGCGATCGCCCACGGCTACCGGGTCTACGTGCCCTGCGATCCCAAGGGAGAGTGGACGGCTGTCTCACAGGCTCTCGGCGGCTACAGCATTGCGCTGGGGCCGGGGCTCCCCGGCAGGCTGAACCCTCTGGATGCTCCGGCCCGGCCCGCGTCGGTGAGCGAGGGCGACTGGTCGACCGAGGTCCGAAAGCGCCGCCTTCTGCTCCTGGCCGGCCTCGCTCGTACCGTGCTGAAGCGCGATCTCCTGCCGATGGAGCACACGGCCCTGGACCTCGCGCTCGACCTGGTCGTCGCCGAGGCCGACGCCGGCGGCACGGTGCCGCTGCTCGGCGAGATCGCCCACGCCCTCAGCTCCCCCGAGCGCCTCGACCGGGCCCTCGGCGACCAGGCCGGACTCATGGGGCTTGCCGCGCAGGACCTCGCACACGCCCTGCGCCGCCTGGTACACGGCGACCTGAGCGGCATGTTCGACGCCCCGAGCACCGTGACCTTCGACCCTGCCACCCCGATGCTGTCCATCGACCTCTCCCACCTCGGCGGCTCCGGCGACGACACCGCCCTCGTCCTGGCCATGACCTGCGCCTCGGCCTGGATGGAATCCGCACTCGCCGACCCAGACGGCGGCCGACGCTGGGTGATCTACGACGAAGCGTGGCGCGTGATGCGGCACGTCGGCCTGCTGGAACGCATGCAGTCCCAGTGGAAACTCTCCCGCGGACTCGGCATCGCCAACCTCATGGTCATCCACCGCCTCAGCGACCTGCTCAGCGCGGGCGATGCCGGCTCACGCGGCCGGGTGCTGGCCGAGGGCCTCCTCGCCGACTGCTCCACCCGCATCATCTACCGCCAGGAACCCGACCAACTCGCCGCCGCCGCTTCACTGCTCGGCCTGACCGGCGTCGAGACCCAGGCCGTGTCCGCCTTGACCAAGGGACGGGGCCTGTGGAAGGTCGCAGGCCGCTCCTTCATCACGCAGCACATCCTGCACCCGGCCGAGCGCGAACTGTTCGACACCGACGCCCGCATGTCGGCATAG
- a CDS encoding DNA-methyltransferase, whose translation MSYTLHRGDALTVLKTLPDESVNAVITDPPYNSGGRTSADRTGRTARAKYVTSNSAHDLANFPGENRDQRSYRSWLTELLTESYRASTERAVAMVFTDWRQEPTTTDALQMAGWTWSGTIPWIKPASRPRKGGPKQDSEFIIWGVKGALDSTRDLYLPGHYIASQPRKDRVHITQKPVEIMQQLVQVCPEGGTVLDPFTGSGSTGVAALREGRRFVGVELSSHYADVAEQRLRAELTKDDFELAGPEV comes from the coding sequence ATGAGCTACACGCTGCACCGAGGCGACGCCCTCACCGTGTTGAAGACCCTCCCGGACGAGAGCGTCAACGCCGTGATCACCGACCCCCCGTACAACAGCGGCGGACGGACCAGCGCGGACCGCACCGGCCGCACCGCGCGGGCCAAGTACGTCACCAGCAACTCGGCCCACGACCTCGCCAACTTCCCGGGCGAGAACCGCGACCAGCGCTCCTACCGCTCCTGGCTGACCGAACTGCTCACTGAGTCGTACCGGGCCTCCACCGAGCGCGCGGTAGCCATGGTCTTCACTGACTGGCGCCAAGAGCCGACTACGACCGACGCCCTGCAGATGGCCGGGTGGACCTGGAGCGGCACCATCCCGTGGATCAAGCCCGCCAGCCGGCCCCGAAAGGGCGGACCGAAGCAGGACTCCGAGTTCATCATCTGGGGCGTCAAGGGGGCCCTCGATAGCACCCGCGACCTCTACCTGCCCGGCCACTACATCGCTTCTCAGCCCCGCAAGGACCGGGTGCACATCACCCAGAAGCCAGTCGAGATCATGCAGCAGCTCGTTCAGGTCTGCCCCGAAGGCGGCACCGTCCTCGACCCGTTCACCGGCAGTGGCTCCACGGGCGTCGCGGCCCTTCGCGAGGGACGCCGCTTCGTGGGCGTCGAGCTGTCCTCGCACTACGCCGACGTTGCCGAACAGCGGCTGCGCGCCGAGCTGACGAAGGACGACTTCGAGCTGGCCGGACCGGAGGTATGA
- a CDS encoding C40 family peptidase translates to MKKTTGAVLGLCASGPLLLAVPVLAFGAGTASASCSTDGAQAVDTAAVATQVKAILDGDDKGLVSVPGLDDPADQVPHAKTIQATGVAMNVPAQGQVVALATALQEGGLRNLTYGDRDSLGLFQQRPSMGWGTANQILDPVHASTKFYEGLQKVSGWQSLSVTQAAQAVQRSGFPEAYAKWEPLATALQKAIEPLLPKTGGTSPIPSPSGSATTGGASPSTAGGCSTDGGGTDFGTIPPGAVPAEYKIPADAPREVQTAIRWALGQRGTPYQWGGSCTDSHGPDPMSRCDCSSLMQQAYKAAGVTLTRTTYTQVKDGKAVSVEALQPGDLLFTEGTAAVPEHVGMAIGQGLIVHAPRTGDVVRITTLASWKPQILAARRVV, encoded by the coding sequence ATGAAGAAGACCACCGGAGCCGTCCTCGGCCTGTGCGCGTCCGGTCCGTTGCTGCTGGCCGTTCCGGTCCTCGCCTTCGGGGCCGGAACCGCCTCGGCCTCCTGCTCGACCGACGGCGCACAGGCTGTGGATACCGCCGCCGTCGCCACCCAGGTGAAGGCCATCCTGGACGGCGACGACAAGGGTTTGGTCTCTGTGCCGGGCCTCGACGACCCGGCCGATCAGGTGCCCCATGCCAAGACCATCCAGGCCACGGGTGTCGCGATGAACGTCCCGGCCCAAGGGCAGGTTGTGGCTCTGGCGACCGCCCTGCAGGAGGGCGGTCTGCGGAACTTGACCTATGGCGACCGCGACTCGCTGGGGTTGTTCCAGCAGCGGCCCTCGATGGGCTGGGGCACGGCAAACCAGATCCTCGACCCGGTGCACGCCTCGACCAAGTTCTACGAGGGGCTGCAGAAGGTCTCGGGCTGGCAGTCCCTGTCGGTCACCCAGGCCGCGCAGGCAGTGCAGCGGTCGGGCTTCCCGGAGGCGTACGCCAAGTGGGAGCCCCTGGCCACCGCCCTGCAGAAGGCCATCGAGCCCCTGCTGCCGAAGACCGGTGGCACCTCTCCGATTCCTTCGCCGTCCGGCTCAGCCACCACCGGCGGCGCTTCACCCAGTACCGCGGGCGGCTGTTCAACGGATGGGGGCGGGACCGACTTCGGCACCATCCCGCCCGGCGCGGTGCCGGCCGAGTACAAGATCCCGGCCGACGCTCCACGAGAAGTCCAGACGGCGATCCGGTGGGCGCTCGGCCAGCGGGGCACGCCTTACCAGTGGGGCGGGAGCTGCACCGACTCGCACGGGCCCGACCCCATGAGCCGGTGTGACTGCTCCTCACTGATGCAGCAGGCGTACAAGGCCGCCGGGGTCACCCTGACGCGCACCACGTACACGCAGGTCAAGGACGGTAAAGCCGTCTCGGTCGAAGCCCTTCAGCCGGGCGACCTCCTCTTCACGGAGGGGACGGCCGCCGTGCCCGAGCACGTCGGCATGGCCATCGGGCAGGGCCTGATCGTCCACGCCCCGCGCACCGGCGACGTGGTCCGCATCACGACCCTCGCGTCCTGGAAGCCGCAGATTCTCGCGGCTCGCCGAGTCGTCTGA
- a CDS encoding SCO6880 family protein, with the protein MSVKPQAEATTATVKFPHRSRRGILLGLTAPQLIIAGLAGLLLLSVILARGVIGALELIPVWAAIALLVFVRHRGRALADWTPIVTRYMVRRLRKQLVWLTRPSHRPVREGLLHLPGTAASLRVVTAPYHRYGAVHDPHTGTLTAVVKVSSRAYALLDPGTQNANVNGWGRALASLARTGQVARIQVIERTVPDSGDALRRYWEEHGRPDTPMAGAIYSELIQSAGPAAAPHEAYVAVSLDAKAARRLINQAGGGLTGSFNVLGQLTSTFDQAARTAGLNPTGWLTAREIAAVVRTAYDPKALSVLDRWSVSGRPEAEPAAAGPVVVVEKADHIATGSAVHATYWVENWPRTETSAGFLHQLLFTAGVRRTLSLSYEPKGLDAALRDVQRRKASVIADAAERTRRGQVDSEADSIEYQDIKSRERQLIAGHADVALTGLLTVSADSEEELRSACAVVETAAVGAQLDLRPLTWQQAEAFTAAAMPLARTV; encoded by the coding sequence ATGTCCGTCAAACCTCAGGCCGAAGCCACCACGGCCACCGTGAAGTTCCCGCACCGCAGCAGGCGCGGCATCCTGCTCGGCCTGACCGCCCCGCAGCTGATCATCGCCGGCCTCGCCGGTCTGCTCCTGCTCTCCGTGATCCTCGCCCGCGGTGTGATCGGCGCTCTCGAACTCATACCGGTATGGGCCGCCATCGCCCTTCTCGTCTTCGTCCGCCACCGAGGCCGCGCCCTGGCCGACTGGACTCCGATCGTCACCCGATACATGGTCCGCCGACTGCGCAAGCAGTTGGTCTGGCTCACCCGCCCCTCGCACCGTCCGGTCCGCGAAGGGCTCCTCCACCTGCCCGGCACAGCGGCCAGCCTGCGCGTGGTCACCGCCCCCTACCACCGCTACGGTGCGGTCCACGACCCGCACACGGGCACGCTGACCGCCGTCGTCAAGGTCTCCTCCCGCGCCTACGCACTGCTCGACCCCGGTACGCAGAACGCCAACGTCAACGGCTGGGGGCGCGCCCTGGCCTCGCTGGCCCGTACCGGTCAGGTGGCCAGGATCCAGGTGATCGAGCGCACCGTCCCTGACTCCGGCGATGCTCTGCGCCGCTACTGGGAGGAGCACGGCCGGCCCGACACCCCTATGGCCGGGGCGATCTACAGCGAACTGATCCAGAGCGCGGGCCCTGCCGCCGCGCCGCATGAGGCGTACGTCGCGGTGTCGCTGGACGCCAAGGCCGCACGCCGTCTGATCAATCAGGCCGGAGGCGGTCTCACCGGGTCCTTCAACGTCCTGGGCCAGCTGACCTCGACGTTCGACCAGGCCGCCCGGACCGCCGGGCTCAACCCCACGGGTTGGCTCACCGCTCGCGAGATCGCGGCTGTCGTGCGTACGGCGTACGACCCCAAGGCGCTCTCCGTGCTGGACCGTTGGTCGGTCAGTGGTCGCCCCGAGGCGGAGCCCGCTGCCGCCGGCCCGGTCGTGGTCGTCGAGAAGGCGGACCACATCGCCACCGGCTCGGCCGTCCACGCCACGTACTGGGTGGAGAACTGGCCCCGCACCGAAACCTCGGCCGGCTTCCTGCACCAGCTCCTGTTCACCGCCGGGGTGCGGCGCACGCTGTCGCTGTCGTACGAGCCGAAGGGCCTGGACGCCGCCCTGCGCGATGTCCAGCGTAGGAAGGCCAGCGTGATCGCGGATGCTGCGGAACGGACGCGGCGTGGGCAGGTCGACTCCGAGGCGGACTCGATCGAGTACCAGGACATCAAGTCCCGTGAACGCCAGCTCATCGCGGGGCACGCGGACGTCGCGTTGACCGGGCTGCTGACCGTCTCGGCCGACTCCGAGGAGGAACTGCGTTCCGCCTGCGCGGTCGTGGAAACCGCAGCCGTCGGCGCCCAGCTCGATCTGCGGCCGCTCACCTGGCAGCAGGCCGAGGCGTTCACCGCCGCCGCCATGCCGCTCGCCCGCACCGTCTGA